One Streptomyces sp. 840.1 genomic window, GCGAGATACGGGCGGGCCCAGGTGCCGAGCAGCCGTGCGGCGGACTCCCCGAGCCGGATCAGGCGCGGGCCGAGCGCGTAGCGCCGGTTGGGCTGCTGGCGCACGTATCCGCAGACCACCAGCGTGCGCATCAGCCGGTGAATGGTGGGCAGCGGCAGACCGCTGCTCGCGGAGAGCTCACTCAGCCCGACCTCGCCCCCCGCATCGGCCATCCGCTCCAGCAGATCGAAGGCGCGCTCAAGGGACTGCACACCACCGCTGGGTCCGGCGGGCTTGGAGTCGGATGTGCTGGCGTGGGACGGCGGCACGTCAACGGTCCTTTCGAAGCGGAAGAGCAAGGCAGCAGCCTATCGGGCACTTCCCGATCGGCCCACTGTTCCGGGGCGGCGTCCTGGCCGGTCAGGGCCCGTTTGTCCGGGTGTCCACCGGCAGCCGGGCGGTTCTGCGGCACCGCGTCCGGCTTATTCTACGTTCCGCTCTCCGAAATTAGTCTTTTACTTTGTGGAAATCTCCAGTCGACATCCCGAGTGGTCCGCCGACTGGCAGAAGCGGAAAATGGGGTCTTGACGGGCCGCTGTCGCGAGTGAAGACTCCTTCAACAGTTCGTTGAATTTCTTGAAGTGGGGAGCACGTGTGTCCGGTACGGACGTGAAGCTGGTACTGCGCTCGACGCGCGTCGTCACCCCCGGGGGGACACGGCCCGCGACGGTCGCCGTCACCGGCGGGAAGATCGACGCCGTCCTGGCGTACGACGCGCAGGTGCCCGAGGGCGCCCGGCTGGAGGACTTCGGCGACGACGTCCTGCTGCCCGGCCTGGTGGACACCCATGTCCATGTGAACGACCCCGGCCGCACCGAGTGGGAGGGCTTCTACACGGCCACCCGTGCCGCCGCGGCCGGCGGGATCACCACGCTGCTCGACATGCCGCTCAACTCCCTCCCGCCGACCACCACCGTCGACCACCTGCGCGTCAAGCAGCGCGTCGCGGCACCCAAGGCGCACATCGACACCGGCTTCTGGGGCGGCGCGATCCCGTCCAACGTGAAGGACCTGCGGCCCCTGTACGAGGCCGGCGTCTTCGGCTTCAAGTGCTTCCTGTCGCCCTCCGGCGTCGAGGAGTTCCCCGAGCTGGACCAGGAGCAGCTGGCCCGGTCGATGGCGGAGATCGCCGGCTTCGGCGGGCTCCTGATCGTGCACGCCGAGGACCCGCACCACCTGGCGGCCGCACCCCAGCGGGGCGGCCCCGCCTACGCGGACTTCCTCGCCTCCCGCCCGCGCGACGCCGAGAACACCGCGATCGAGGGACTGATCGCCCACGCCAAGCGGCTCGACGCCCGCGTCCATGTGCTGCACCTGTCCTCCAGCGACGCGCTGCCGCTGATCGCGGCGGCCAAGCGCGAGGGCGTACGCGTCACGGTCGAGTCCTGCCCGCACTTCCTCACCCTCACCGCCGAGGAGGTCCCGGACGGCGCCACCGAGTTCAAGTGCTGCCCGCCCATCCGTGAGGCGGCCAACCAGGACGCGCTGTGGGAGGGGCTCGCGGACGGCACCATCGACTGCATCGTGTCCGACCACTCGCCCTGCACCACCGACCTCAAGACGCCGGACTTCGCCTCCGCGTGGGGCGGGATCTCCTCCCTCCAGCTCGGCCTGCCCGCCATCTGGACCGAGGCCCGCAGGCGCGGCCACTCGCTCGACGACGTGGCCCGCTGGATGTCGGCGGCCCCCGCCGAACTGGCCGGGCTGCGCGACAAGGGCGCGATCGAGGCCGGCCGGGACGCCGACTTCGCCGTCCTCGCCCCCGACGCCACCTTCACCGTCGACCCGGCCGGGCTGTTCCACCGCAATCAGGTCACCGCGTACGCCGGCCGGACCCTGCACGGCGTCGTCAGGTCCACCTGGCTGCGCGGCGTACGGATCGCGTCGGACGGCGTCCTGACCGCGCCCACCGGCCGCCTCCTCGAAAGGGACCGCTGAACACGGCCGCGACGGGGCGCACTTGACCGTCGGCGAGAACCGGGTCCGGCACGGGGGTGACGGCCGGGGGACCGCCGCCGGTGGCTGTCCGTATTCGGGGGATACGGTGGTGGCGCGGGACCCCGCGCGGGTTGCCGCGCTCCCCGTCAGCCCTCAGCAGGAGTCGTCATGATCTTCATCGCCGTCAGGTTCACCGTCCGCAGCGCCGAGCGCGACAAGTGGCTCCCGGCCGTCGAGGACTTCACCCTCGCCACCCGCAACGAGCCGGGCAACGTCTTCTTCGACTGGTCGTACAGCGTGGAGAACCCGGACCAGTTCGTGCTGCTGGAGGCGTTCGCGTCCGCCGAGGCCGGCGCGGCCCACGTGGGCTCAGAGCACTTCGCCGCGGCCATGGACCGGATGGCGGACCTGGTTGCCGAGACGCCCGAGATCATCAATGTCGAGGTGCCGGGCGAGGGCTGGTCCCGGATGACGGAGCTCCGGCCCCGCACGAGCTGAACCGGGACCGGGAGGCCGGAGCCGTCCCGATCCCGAAGTCCGCCGGCCCCGGCCGCCGGGCCGCTCAGAACTCCTCGTGTGTCGACGGGTCCCCGCCGAACCGCTGTCGCGGTCCGGCCGTGATGCGCTCCAGCTCATGCGCCGTCAGCTCGAAGCCGAAGAGGTCAAGATTCTCGCGCTGGCGCCCCGGGTCGGCGGACTTCGGGATCGGGACGGCTCCGAGCTGGACGTGCCAGCGCAGCAGCGCCTGCCCCGGCGTCACACCGTGCGCCCGCGCGACGGCGACGAGATCCGGATCGGCCAGCAGATCGCGGCCCCGCCCCAGTGGGCTCCAGCTCTGCGTGAGGATGCCCTTGGCGGCGTGCACGGCCCGCAGCTCCTCCTGCGGCAGCCGCGGATGCATCTCGATCTGGTTGACGGCGGGCACCACGCCCGTCTCGCGTTCCAGCCGGTCCAGTTGTTCCGCGGTGAAGTTGGACACCCCGATGGACCGCACCAGCCCCTCCTCGCGGAGCCGGATCATCGCCTTCCAGGTGTCCACGTACAGATCGACACGGGGCAGCGGCCAGTGGATCAGATAGAGGTCCACGTAGGAGAGGCCGAGGTTGTGCCGGGACTCCTCGAACGAGGCCAGCGTCTTCTCGTACCCCTGGTGGCGGCCCGGCACCTTGGTGGTGACGAAGACGTCCTCCCGGGGCACGTCACTGCGGGCGATGCCGCGTCCGGTGCCGGTCTCGTTGCCGTAGTTCAGCGCGGTGTCGACGAGCCGGTAGCCGAGGCCCAGGGCCCCGGCCACGGCCTGCTCGGCCGCGTCGTCGTCCAGTGGCCAGGTGCCGAGTCCGACCGCGGGGACGGTTCGGCCGTCGTTCAGGTGGTGCGCCGGGGTCCCGGGCATGGTCTTTCCTCTCGCCGGACGGCTGGGTGTCCGGCCAGGTTAGGGCGGTGCCGGCCGCCCGCGCCTGTCCGGCTCACCCCTACCGGCCGGCCTCGCGGTGCAGCCGGGCGATGACCTCGTCCACCCGGCTCCGCTCGTAGCCGCGGCGCACGAGCTCGAAGGCCACCACGCCGGCCGGCGGGGTGCCGCCGCGGAGCCCGGTGATGTAGGCGTCGACCTGGTCGCGGTCGTAGCCGCGCCGGGCGATGCCGAAGCCGAACTCCTCGTGCAGCGGACGTTCGTGCTCCTCGCGCGACCCGCGTGACCCGAACATGCGTGCCCCCTCCGGGCGGATGGCGAATGGGTGGACGGACAGGAACCGTCCGTCCACCCTGCCACGGAACTCAGGCCGCGTGACCACCGTCCACCACGACCTCGGTCCCGGTGATGTACGCGGCCTCGTCACCCGCCAGGTAGGTGATGAGCGAGGCCACCTCGTCGGCCGTGCCGAACCGGTCCAGCGCCGTCGCGGCCCGCTGTCCGGCGGCGAACGGGCCGTCGGCCGGGTTGAGATCGGTGTCCACCGGTCCGGGCTGGACCAGGTTGACGGTGATCCCGCGCGGGCCGAGCTCACGGGCGAGCGGCTTGGTGAGCCCCGACAGCGCGGACTTGCTCATCGCGTAGAGCGTGCCGCCCGGTCCGCCCGCGAACCGGCTCAGGGCCGTACCGAGGGTGATGATGCGGCCGCCGCGCTCCATC contains:
- the allB gene encoding allantoinase AllB; protein product: MSGTDVKLVLRSTRVVTPGGTRPATVAVTGGKIDAVLAYDAQVPEGARLEDFGDDVLLPGLVDTHVHVNDPGRTEWEGFYTATRAAAAGGITTLLDMPLNSLPPTTTVDHLRVKQRVAAPKAHIDTGFWGGAIPSNVKDLRPLYEAGVFGFKCFLSPSGVEEFPELDQEQLARSMAEIAGFGGLLIVHAEDPHHLAAAPQRGGPAYADFLASRPRDAENTAIEGLIAHAKRLDARVHVLHLSSSDALPLIAAAKREGVRVTVESCPHFLTLTAEEVPDGATEFKCCPPIREAANQDALWEGLADGTIDCIVSDHSPCTTDLKTPDFASAWGGISSLQLGLPAIWTEARRRGHSLDDVARWMSAAPAELAGLRDKGAIEAGRDADFAVLAPDATFTVDPAGLFHRNQVTAYAGRTLHGVVRSTWLRGVRIASDGVLTAPTGRLLERDR
- a CDS encoding putative quinol monooxygenase; this encodes MIFIAVRFTVRSAERDKWLPAVEDFTLATRNEPGNVFFDWSYSVENPDQFVLLEAFASAEAGAAHVGSEHFAAAMDRMADLVAETPEIINVEVPGEGWSRMTELRPRTS
- a CDS encoding aldo/keto reductase, which encodes MPGTPAHHLNDGRTVPAVGLGTWPLDDDAAEQAVAGALGLGYRLVDTALNYGNETGTGRGIARSDVPREDVFVTTKVPGRHQGYEKTLASFEESRHNLGLSYVDLYLIHWPLPRVDLYVDTWKAMIRLREEGLVRSIGVSNFTAEQLDRLERETGVVPAVNQIEMHPRLPQEELRAVHAAKGILTQSWSPLGRGRDLLADPDLVAVARAHGVTPGQALLRWHVQLGAVPIPKSADPGRQRENLDLFGFELTAHELERITAGPRQRFGGDPSTHEEF